The nucleotide sequence TACGCCTATCCCTTCATACCCCAGCGCCTGCAGGTGGAACTGGCCTCCTTCCTGGACCACTGGAGCGAAAGAAGGGGCTGTCTCCTCTGTGACCTGCTCGAGCACGAGCTGGAAGGGGGAACGCGGGTGGTCCACCGCGAGATGGGTTTTATGGCCTTCGTGCCTCCCTTCGCCCAGTACGGCTACGATATCTTCATCGCCCCGGAGCGGCATCTCGGGTCCCTGGCGGAGATGGACGAAGGGGAAATGCGCGGCCTCGCCCTGGCCTTGAGGCGGGTGGTGGGCGGCTACGATGCCCTTTTCGGCATTCCCTTCCCCTACATGATGTGCATGCACCAGAATCCCACCGATGGGAAGGAATACCCCCACTACCATTTTCACGTGGAATTCTACCCACCCCTGCGCGACAGGGACAAGCTCAAGTTCAGCGCCTCCTCGGAAACCGGGGCCTGGGCCCACATCAACACCACCGTACCCGAGGAAAAGGCGGCCGAGTTGCGGGAGGCCATAGGGAGGTTTCTCCGGGGGAGCGAAGCCACGGGGTGATCATGCCGCCGGGAGAGCGGAGAGGTTCATGCCGCTGCGGGAGGTCCCCCTCCGCGCACGCGCGACGAAGGCGGCGTTCCGCTTCGGGCGAAGGCGGGGCGATATCCGCGAAGGGCCAGGCCACTCCTGCAGGCCATCGCGGTGGAGCTTTTACCAGAACGCGAACCGTTTCCGGGGCAGTATCCCGGCCGGGCAGATGGTGCAAGGTAGAAGCGAGGGAGGGACGCCGTGCACGAGAGCGAGCTGGAGTCCCACAGGCAAGAGTTCGCGCGCCGCTTCGGCCACGACGGGCCCGATCTCTTCTTCGCGCCCGGCCGCGTGAACCTCGTCGGGGAGCATACCGACTACAACGGCGGGCTCGTGCTGCCCCTGGCCATAGGGCAGGGAACCTGCCTCCTGGCGCGCGAAAAGGAAGATTATCCCATCCGCCTGGCGTCCACCCGTGCCGCGCCGGCGGTTGAGCTGCGCCCGGGACCGCTCCACCCCGCCGGGGACTGGGCCGACTACGTGCGCGGCGTGATCCACGTGCTCCGGGAGAGGTCGGTGGACGTCCCGCCCTTCGACGCCCTCTACTGCGGCGACCTCCCCCTGGAGGCGGGGCTCGCCTCCTCCGCCTCCCTGGAGGTGGTGACGGCGCTCGCCGTCGCTTCCCTGGCAGGTGCGGAACTGTCCGGCGAGGAGATCGCGAGAGCCGCCTGGCGGGCGGAAAACGAGTTCGTGGGCCTTCCCTGCGGCATAATGGACCAGTACGCGGTGTCCCTGTGCCGCGCCTCCCACCTGCTCCTCCTGGATTGCGCCGACGGAAGCTACGTTCACGTCCCCTATAACCTTCCCGGGATCGTCATCGTGGTCGGACACACCGGCGTGCGCCGCGCGCTCGCGGCATCCCCCTACCGGCAGAGGAGGCAGGAGTGCGAGGATGCGTTGCGCAGCGTCTCCGCGGTGGTCGGGGAACGAGCCGGCCTCGCCCGGGTGACCGAGGAGGAGCTCGCGGCTGCCGCCCCGCGCCTTCCCGGCAAGCTGCTGCGGCGGGCGAGGCACGTGGTGGAGGAAAACCGCAGGACGGCGGAGGCGGCGCGCCTCCTGGAGGAGGGCGACGCGGAGGGCCTGGGGCGCCTCCTAAACCTCTCTCACGTTTCGCTGCGCGATCTTTACGAGGTCTCCTCCCCGGAACTGGACGCCCTGCAGGAGATCTCCCTGGCGCAGCGGGGCGTCTGGGGCTGCCGCATGACCGGGGCGGGGTTCGGCGGATGCGTCGTCGCCCTCGTCGACGAGGACGCCGTCCCCGCCTACCTCGAGAAGGTGCCCGCGCTCTACCGCGCGGCCACCGCGCGCGAGCCTTTCTTCCTCGTCACCCGTCCCCGCGCGGGCGCCCGCAAGCTGTAGCGGGCGTCAGATCATGTTACGCGGGTCCATGGGGCACGGCGCGAGGCCAAGCGCGCAGGTGCCCGCAAGTGGTGGAGGACGTCAGATCCCACCAATGCCAGGCCAAGGCGGGTATGCGGCATCGCCGGGCCGTATGGCGGAGAAAAGCGGCGTGCCATCCCCATGCGGTACGTCTCGCCTGCTTGGCCGGGGCTACCAGGAGCAGCCTCAGATCATCTCATCCTCCAGTAGTCTTGCGATGCATACAATGTCGCATTATGCGCTTCCCCGCGCCTGGCGCCAATGGTCCGGTGATCAGTCCGGAATGGCCTCATGCTCGAGCGTTAACCGGGTACGTGTTCCAGCCGTGTCATGCCGGCGATGGGTTATTGAATGATATGGGATGTGGTGGGATGGGATGGGATGGGATTGGCCAAGGTCGGACGGGAGTGAACGGGATGGGGCGGGATTGGACGAGGCGGAGCGGGGGATCCGCGGCCTCTCCATATCGCGACCGGATTCCATCCTGACCGTCTATCCCGTTTACGAGCCATGCACCGCGAAAAAACCCTGACGCCCGCCGCAGCGAGCGCGGCCCGCACGGCCCGGCAGCGGTCATCCGCGCTTTCCCGCCTTCCCGCGGTCTCCGCCCTCGCAGAGCTCGAGGAAGCGCAGGAGCAGTTCCACCCTCCCCCTCATTGCCTCCACCCACACGGCGAGCCTCCTCTTTCCCCCGGGCGTGATGCGGTAAACCTTGCGCCGAGGCCCCCTTTCCGTCTCCGCCCAGCGCGACGTCACCAGCCCCTCCTGCTCCATCTTCCGCAGCGCGCGATAGACCGCACCCGTGTCGGGAAGGGGGCCGGGCAGGGGCACTTCCCCCATGCGCCGCATCAACTCGTACCCATGCGCGGGGCCTTCACGGAGGAGGAAGAGCAGTCTCGGCTCGGTGAAGCGTTTCCCCGGGCCCTCGCGCATGTAGGTATCCACGTCCTCCAGGAGCTCCCGTCCCCTTCCTCTCTCGCCTCTCATATCCGCCACCCCCCTTGTTTATCCCGTCTTTCCGGTCTTGCCCTTTTCCGGTCCTGCCTTCCCCGCCTCATAACCCCTGCTCGAAAGCCCCGGTGTCCCCCATACCCTTTCGCCACCCGGCATGCCTCCTTCTGCCCATCCTTCTTTCTCTCCACCCTTCACTTCCCCGTCCCCTGCAACCGCCCCCTCACACCGCCGACCTTTTCCCGATCGATCTTTCTTTCTGCCCACCCGTTTTCATGCCCCCTTTTCCTTTCCATGCTCCGCGCGACTCCTCCGCCGCCAACGGCAGCAATGGCCTTGACGCCCCGATGCCCCCGCTACATGATTCTAACATCCATATCATGCAAGCTATTATATGTTATTGACATATATAGTATACATACATATAATCTCAGTATACTTGCTTCATGCAGGAGGTGAGACCATGGAGATCGTCTACGCGCTGAAGGCGGAAAGCTCCCCCAACCCCCACGGCGTACACGCCGCGAAGATCTATGACACGGAACACGCCCAGGCGGTGCACATCCTGCTCCGCCCCGGAGAGAGCCTCAAGCGCCACATCACTCCCGTGGACGTCTTCTTCTACGTCCTGGAGGGAGAGGGAACGGTGGAAGTAGGCGATGAACGCCGCAGGGTGGGACGGGACCACCTGGTGAAGAGTCCCGCGCGCCTGCCCCACCGCTGGATCAACGACGGCGAGCGTGACCTGCGCGTCCTGGTGGTGAAGGTACCGCGCCCCACGGAGGAGACCAGGATACTCTGAAGAAGCGGCAACGTTTCGGAGCCGGGCCTCATTGGTTGCCTTTGGCAACACCTTTTCCCGGCGAGATTGCTTCGTCGGCGCCGGCGCGCCTCCTCGCAACGACGTTCCCGGAACGCGACTCCTCGCAATGACAGGAGGCCGGGCGCCGGCGCGACTCCTCGCAACGACATTCCCGGAACGCGACTCCTCGTTGAAACGTCGTCGCGAGTAGTACCTCTTAAAACGTCATCGCGAGGAGCGGAGCGACGAAGCGATCTCCTCCGTGTGAGGTCAAGGCTTGAAACCAGTCGCATGGTGTTGTCCGACCCCGTGGTGTTGTCCGACCCCGTAGTGTTCCCGGTTTGTTTGCGGGATGGGGTTAAAGGGAAGTATAAAGAATCATTTATCTACGAAGGAGGGGATGGTCATGGAAGGCGACCGCATTTCCTACCACGCATCGGTGCAACGGGCTTACCAGCGCATCAGGGAGGAAGGAATCACCAACATCTGGGACCGCTACAGGGCGCAGGGGCTGGGAGACGACCCCGACAAGCGCTGCCCCTTCTGCATGGGCGGCGTGCGCTGCGACCTGTGCTCCAACGGCCCCTGCCGCGCCGACGCCGCCAAGGACAAGCGCGGCGTGTGCGGCATCACCGCCGACGGGATGGCCATGCGCATGATGGCCCTGCGCAACGTCATGGGCGCTTCCACCTACCACTACCACACCGAGCAGACCCTGAAGACGTTGCGGGCCACGGCGCAGGGGAAAACGCCCTTCGCCATCAGCGAGCCGGGTAAGCTGCGCGACTTCGCCGCGCGCCTCGGGGTGGACGTCTCCGGCGGCGACGCGGACGTGGCCCTGCGCCTGTGCGACTCCTGCGAGGCGGATTTCAACCGCAAGGCCGACCAGCCCAGCCTCATCGTGGAAGCCCTGGCGCCGCAGGAGCGTAAGGACCTGTGGAGGAAACTCGACATGTTCCCCGGGGGCATCTACGGGGAGATGATGCGGGTCACCAGCTCCTGCCTCACCAACGTGGACGGCTATTACGCCAGCCTGGCGCTCAAGGCCCTGCGCATGGGCGTGGCCATGGCCTACCAGAGCCAGGTGGTCAACGAGTACTGCCAGGACGTGCTCTTCGGCATCCCCCGCCCCCATCCCATGCGCGTGAACCTGGGGGTGCTCGACCCCGATTACGTGAACGCGCTCCCCAACGGGCACGAGCCCTTCCTCGGCTTCGCCATGGTGCAGCTGGCGCGCAGGCCCGAATGGCAGGAGAAGGCCAGGGCGGCCGGGGCCAAGGGACTGCGGGTCATCGCCAGCATCGAGACCGGGCAGGAGATGATCCAGCGCTGGCAGATGGACGACGCCTTCCACGGCTTCACCGGGAACTGGATCATGCAGGAGGCCGTGCTCTCCTCCGGCTGCGTGGACCTCTTCGCGGCGGACATGAACTGTTCCATGCCCATCGACCCCATCTACGCCGAGCGCTACCGCTTCAGGCTCGTCCCGGTGAGCGACCTGGTAGCCTTCGAGGGCATCACCGAGCGCCTGGACTACGAGCCCGAGAAGGCGGAGGAGCAGGCCGCCCGCCTGCTGGAGATGGCCATCGCCAACTTCGCCGAACGCCGCCGCGCGGTGGAACCCATCACCGGTCAACCCGTGGGGGAAGCGGTGGTGGGCTTCTCCACCGAGAGCATCCTGGAGGCCCTGGGCGGCAGCCTGGATCCCCTCCTCGAGGCGCTGAAGGCGGGCGCCATACGGGGAGTGGCCGGCCTGGTCTCCTGCACCTCCCTGCGGGACAGCGGCCAGGACGTGCACAGCGTGGCCGTGGCCAGGGAGCTGATCAAGCGGGATATCCTCATCCTCTCCATGGGATGCGGCAACGCGGCCATGCAGGTCTCCGGCCTGTGCTCCCCGCAGGCGGCGGAGCTGGCTGGGCCCGGCCTGCGGGGACTGTGCGAAAAACTGGGGGTGCCCCCCGTGCTCAGCTACGGGACCTGCACCGACACCGGCCGCATCGCCGACCTCCTGGCGGCGGTCTCCGGCGCCCTGGGAGGGATTCCCATCCCCGACCTCCCCGTGGTCGCCGCCGCCCCGGAATACATGGAGCAGAAGGCCACCATCGACGCCATCTTCGCCCTGGCCCTGGGGCTCTACACCTACGTGAACCCGGTGCCCACGGTGACCGGGGCGCCGAACCTGGTGGAGCTCCTCACGCAGGGGTGCCGCGAGCTGACCGGCGGGCAGCTCCACCTGGAAAAGGACCCCGCGGAAGCGGCTGAGAACATGCTGGCCCACATCGAGGAGAGGCGGAATGCGCTGGGCATCTGAAAGCCGTGTCCGAAACCGTTCCCGAAAAGGGGCCCGGAGGCGGCCCGGAGGCGGTATGTGCCGGACGGCACGCAGGCGAGGGGCCGGCCCGCCGGCTTCCCCCAGAGGTCGCTTCACACACGTTATCCGGCCATGACGCCGCATACCGCGTCGGGCAAACCTGCGCCCGGGAAGAAGAGCCGGCTCGCCGCGCGCGCCCCGAGGGGCTGACGCCTCGTGAAGTTATAATATACTCGTATCCGCGCCATACCGCAGACCAGAAGGGTCCGGTATTGCGACGGTGAGGAGCCGCGGGGAACGGCCGTAGGGGGAGGAGGGTTATGCATTACCGCGCATTCGGGACGAGCGGCTGGGAGGTCTCCATCCTCGGCTTCGGCTGCATGCGCTTTCCCACCCTGGACGGTATCCCCATCAGCGAGAACGTCAAGGTGGAGGAAGCGGAGGCCATGGTGCACCATGCCATCGAAAGCGGCATCAACTACCTGGACACCGCCTACACCTACCACAACGGGAGGAGCGAGGCCCTGCTCGGGGAGTTCCTGCGCGGCGGATACCGCGAGAAGGTGCGGCTGGCCACCAAGTGCCCGGTATGGATGGTGGAGAGGGGCGAGGATTTCGACCGCTTCCTCTCCGAGCAACTGCGGAGGCTGCGCACGGAGCACATAGATTACTACCTCTTCCACGGCCTCAACGCGAGAAGGTGGGAGGCCATACGGGAGCTCGGGCTGCTCGCCAGGGCGGAGGCCGCGGCGAAGGACGGGCGCATAGGCGGCATCGGCTTCTCCTTCCACGACAACTTCGCCTCCTTCAAGGAGATCGTCGACGGCTACGACAACTGGGCCCTCTGCCAGATCCAGTACAACTACATGGACACCGAGAACCAGGCCGGCACGCGGGGCCTGCGGTACGCGGCCGAGAAGGGCCTGGCGGTGGCGGTCATGGAGCCGCTGCTGGGCGGCAACCTGGCCCGCCCCCCGCGCGAGATCGCCGAGATCTTCGATGGCTTCCCGGTGCGGCGCTCCCCCGCGGAGTGGGCGCTGCTCTGGGTCTGGGAGCAGCCGGGGATCTCCGTGGTGCTGAGCGGCATGAGCAGCATGGAGCAACTCAAGGACAACCTACGCGTCGCGGAGCTCTCCGCCACCCACGTCCTGGACGACGAGGAGCTCGCGCTGCTGGAAAGGGTGCGCCGGAGGTTCACGGAGCGGGCGGCCATCCCCTGCACGTCCTGCGGCTACTGCCTGCCCTGCCCCGGCGGCGTCAACATCCCCGAGAACTTCACCCTCTACAACGACCTGGTAATGTACGACGACCAGCTCACGCCCCGCTTCCGCTACCATCGCTTCCTGGAGGAGAAGGAAAGGGCCTCCGCCTGCACGCGGTGCGGCGAGTGCGAGGAGAAATGCCCCCAGGGGGTGAAGGTGAGCGAGCTCATGCCCGAGGTGCACGCCGTGCTGGGCGAGGGACGACCTCCCTCCCGGGCGTGAGAAGCGGGAAAAGAGGGCTCCTTTCCCGGCGTGTTCCCGGGTATATTTCCCGGTGTATTTCCCGGTGTATTTCCCTGTGTGCTTCCCGGTGCATTTCCCGGTGTATTATCCGGTATGTTCCCCGGGTGTTCCCAAGTTGTTTCCCGGTGTGTTCCCAGATTGTTCCATGGTTGTTTCCCGGTGCGTTCACCGGGTGTTCCGCGGTGTGTTTTCCGGGGTATCTTCCGGGGTATTCCCTGGTCGTTCCCCGTTTGTTTCCCGGTTTTTCCCGGTGTATTCCCCGGTGTATACTGGGAAGGGAAGCGAGGGAGGTGAGGCGATGTCCAGGGAGAGCACGGTCCTCAAGGTGGGCGACCGGGCCCCCGAATTCCTGTTGCCGGACGCGCTGAGCGGCGAGGAGGTTTCGCTGTCGTCGCTTCTGGGCAGGCCCCTGATGGTCTACTTCGGCCGCGGCACCTGGTGACCGCACTGCCGGGAGTATATGGGTCATATACAGGAACTGCAAAGCGAACTGGAGAAGCGCGGCGCCCGTGCAGTGGTCATCCTGGCCCAGAAGCGCAAAGCCATAAGGGAGTACCTGGAGGATAACCCCTACCCCTATCCCGTGCTCGCGGACGAGAGGCGGCAGGCGTCCAAGGATTACGGGGTCTACGTCAAGGTGAACTTCGAGTCCATCAACATCGCCAGGCCGTCGACATTCATCCTCGACGGGGAGGGGACCATAAAATACATCTTCGTCGCCAGTATCCAGACGGAGTACCCCCCGGACGGGGACATCCTTGCCGCCCTGGAGACGCCCTGAGAATGGCACTGCGAGACGGCCCGGGAAGCCTCGGCCCCCAACAAGGGACCAAGCCGGAAACGCCCTGAGGGTGGCGCGGTGAGACGGCCCGGGAAGCTTCGGCACCCCACGGCCCCCAACAAGGGACAAGGCCGGAAAGGACCCGAGGACGGCGCGGCGAAGACGGGGTCGGGCGCTCGCCCCGCCTCTATCCGCCCCGAGGGCGGCGAAAGCATGATTACCCCGTTCAGGCTTGCGCCGGTCGCCGCCTCGGGCAACTCCGCAGGAGAAGATGTCCTGGCGAACGCATGACGCTATCCCGTTCAGGCTTGCGCCCGCCCCAAAGGCGCCCCGAACTCCGACACCGCACGCGACCGCGGCCCCTCCTTCCCCGCCACCAGGCGGCATTTCCCCGCGCCGCTCAGGAAGACGCGCCCAGCATGCGGGTGTCGGCCGAGGCGCGCGTCCTGGCCACCAGCGCCGCCAGCGGCAGCGAGAAAAGGGCCGTGAAGCCGCAGAGCGCCAGCACCTGCCAGCCCACCTCCCTCCAACCCTCGCCGTAGACGCAGACGCGGAAGACGGGGTTCCCGATGTAGTAGACGGGAAAGATCCTGCCTATCCACTGCGGCCAGTCGGGGAAGACGACGAACAGCGCGGGCGCCACGAGGAAGATGTTCAGGCCCTTGAGGTAGGCCATGAGGGTGGCCTGGTCCCTGGCGAGCAGCCCCAGGAGCAGCCCCCACTCCGCCCCCAGCACGGAGCCTACGGTAAATATTGCCAATAGGAGCAGCGGCTGCGCCAGCCCCACGGTGAGGGAAAGCACTATCATGCCCATGGCCAGCGAGATGACCACCCCCACCAGGCCGAAAGCGAGCATCACCTCCGCCAGGGTGGCCGGGGTTACCAGCAGGGCGGTGAGGGTCCGGCCCTCCTTCTCGGAGACCATGAAGGAGGCCGGGAGCAGGTAGGACCCCAGGACGATGATGAGGATGGCGAAGAAGGGGAGGAACATCTC is from Actinomycetota bacterium and encodes:
- a CDS encoding cupin domain-containing protein; this translates as MEIVYALKAESSPNPHGVHAAKIYDTEHAQAVHILLRPGESLKRHITPVDVFFYVLEGEGTVEVGDERRRVGRDHLVKSPARLPHRWINDGERDLRVLVVKVPRPTEETRIL
- a CDS encoding ABC transporter permease, whose product is MSARRVLAIAGKCLHPRNPYLLFALLGPFIYVAIFQLVFGLFRDRPRLAVHEEGNGEVVRLLEETEAVELLKLGSRQEVEEAVEGRKADLGVDIGGEVKETLAAGGRASLGVYVGGESLAKDRAVALAVLADALRSLSPAAPRLSFELVKLGEEKALSLMEMFLPFFAILIIVLGSYLLPASFMVSEKEGRTLTALLVTPATLAEVMLAFGLVGVVISLAMGMIVLSLTVGLAQPLLLLAIFTVGSVLGAEWGLLLGLLARDQATLMAYLKGLNIFLVAPALFVVFPDWPQWIGRIFPVYYIGNPVFRVCVYGEGWREVGWQVLALCGFTALFSLPLAALVARTRASADTRMLGASS
- a CDS encoding PadR family transcriptional regulator yields the protein MREGPGKRFTEPRLLFLLREGPAHGYELMRRMGEVPLPGPLPDTGAVYRALRKMEQEGLVTSRWAETERGPRRKVYRITPGGKRRLAVWVEAMRGRVELLLRFLELCEGGDRGKAGKRG
- the galT gene encoding galactose-1-phosphate uridylyltransferase — translated: MVAAQRQERPLLPDGPCPFCPGSGKVPEDYDVLAYENDFPSLVPDPPEADLPGDDLIPVRPSLGKCEVTLYSPRHDVTLPELPLDHLVKLVKHWRERYRELGSLPGIEYVFVFENRGEAVGVTIHHPHGQIYAYPFIPQRLQVELASFLDHWSERRGCLLCDLLEHELEGGTRVVHREMGFMAFVPPFAQYGYDIFIAPERHLGSLAEMDEGEMRGLALALRRVVGGYDALFGIPFPYMMCMHQNPTDGKEYPHYHFHVEFYPPLRDRDKLKFSASSETGAWAHINTTVPEEKAAELREAIGRFLRGSEATG
- the cooS gene encoding anaerobic carbon-monoxide dehydrogenase catalytic subunit, producing MEGDRISYHASVQRAYQRIREEGITNIWDRYRAQGLGDDPDKRCPFCMGGVRCDLCSNGPCRADAAKDKRGVCGITADGMAMRMMALRNVMGASTYHYHTEQTLKTLRATAQGKTPFAISEPGKLRDFAARLGVDVSGGDADVALRLCDSCEADFNRKADQPSLIVEALAPQERKDLWRKLDMFPGGIYGEMMRVTSSCLTNVDGYYASLALKALRMGVAMAYQSQVVNEYCQDVLFGIPRPHPMRVNLGVLDPDYVNALPNGHEPFLGFAMVQLARRPEWQEKARAAGAKGLRVIASIETGQEMIQRWQMDDAFHGFTGNWIMQEAVLSSGCVDLFAADMNCSMPIDPIYAERYRFRLVPVSDLVAFEGITERLDYEPEKAEEQAARLLEMAIANFAERRRAVEPITGQPVGEAVVGFSTESILEALGGSLDPLLEALKAGAIRGVAGLVSCTSLRDSGQDVHSVAVARELIKRDILILSMGCGNAAMQVSGLCSPQAAELAGPGLRGLCEKLGVPPVLSYGTCTDTGRIADLLAAVSGALGGIPIPDLPVVAAAPEYMEQKATIDAIFALALGLYTYVNPVPTVTGAPNLVELLTQGCRELTGGQLHLEKDPAEAAENMLAHIEERRNALGI
- a CDS encoding redoxin domain-containing protein; this translates as MSRESTVLKVGDRAPEFLLPDALSGEEVSLSSLLGRPLMVYFGRGTW
- the galK gene encoding galactokinase, yielding MHESELESHRQEFARRFGHDGPDLFFAPGRVNLVGEHTDYNGGLVLPLAIGQGTCLLAREKEDYPIRLASTRAAPAVELRPGPLHPAGDWADYVRGVIHVLRERSVDVPPFDALYCGDLPLEAGLASSASLEVVTALAVASLAGAELSGEEIARAAWRAENEFVGLPCGIMDQYAVSLCRASHLLLLDCADGSYVHVPYNLPGIVIVVGHTGVRRALAASPYRQRRQECEDALRSVSAVVGERAGLARVTEEELAAAAPRLPGKLLRRARHVVEENRRTAEAARLLEEGDAEGLGRLLNLSHVSLRDLYEVSSPELDALQEISLAQRGVWGCRMTGAGFGGCVVALVDEDAVPAYLEKVPALYRAATAREPFFLVTRPRAGARKL
- a CDS encoding aldo/keto reductase — protein: MHYRAFGTSGWEVSILGFGCMRFPTLDGIPISENVKVEEAEAMVHHAIESGINYLDTAYTYHNGRSEALLGEFLRGGYREKVRLATKCPVWMVERGEDFDRFLSEQLRRLRTEHIDYYLFHGLNARRWEAIRELGLLARAEAAAKDGRIGGIGFSFHDNFASFKEIVDGYDNWALCQIQYNYMDTENQAGTRGLRYAAEKGLAVAVMEPLLGGNLARPPREIAEIFDGFPVRRSPAEWALLWVWEQPGISVVLSGMSSMEQLKDNLRVAELSATHVLDDEELALLERVRRRFTERAAIPCTSCGYCLPCPGGVNIPENFTLYNDLVMYDDQLTPRFRYHRFLEEKERASACTRCGECEEKCPQGVKVSELMPEVHAVLGEGRPPSRA
- a CDS encoding redoxin domain-containing protein, which encodes MGHIQELQSELEKRGARAVVILAQKRKAIREYLEDNPYPYPVLADERRQASKDYGVYVKVNFESINIARPSTFILDGEGTIKYIFVASIQTEYPPDGDILAALETP